ATGCTGCCGCGAACCGGCGGTCTCTTCGCGTCGATCATGGCGGGCAGCCAGGCGATCATGGAGTTCCCGGACTCTGCGTTCTGAGTGACGGGTCGAGGTCTTCTCTTCGGGCGCCGGGATCGCTTCCCGGCGCCCGTGTTCTTTTCGTCCCGGCCGGCGCTATCCTGCGTGGCCGAGGAGATGGAGCGATGAGCGAGAGCCGGGGGGACGAGCTGCAGCGCATTCCCATCGTCGTGCTCGGTGCCGGCGGCGTCGGCGCGGCCCTGCTGCGTCAGATCGCCGACGGCCGGGCGCGCACGGCCGACCGCGCACGCTGTCGCTTCGAGGTGGTCGCCATCGCCGACCGGACGAGCGCCTGGGTCGCGCCCGGTGGGCTCTCCGACGCCGAGCTGCGCGACGCGGTCGCCGCCAAGGCGCGACGCGAGCCGGTCGATCCGGCGCGGCGAGGTGGGACCGCGGGTCTGCCGACAGGCTCTGACGATCTGGTCGCCCTCGTCGACCGCGTCGCGGAGCTCCTCGGGCAGCCGGCGATCCTCGTCGACGTGACGGCTGCCGACGGGCTCGAACCGGTGCTCGACCGCGCGCTCGATCTCGGCTGGAGCGTCGCACTTGCTAACAAGAAGGCGCTGGCCGGGCCATGGGGCCGCGCCCGGCGCTACTTCGACAATCCGCGGCTGCGTCACGAGTCGACCGTCGGCGGCGGTCAACCGGTGATCGCCACGCTGCGCTACCTCGTCGACACCGACGACCCGATCCTCGGCATCGAGGGACAGCTCTCGGGGACCCTCGGATTCCTCTGCGCGGCGCTCGAAGCCGGGCGTCCGTTCTCCGGCGCGCTCGCCGAGGCCGTGGAACGGGGCTACACCGAACCGGATCCGCGAGAGGATCTCGCCGGTCGCGACGTCGTTCGCAAGGCGGTGATCCTGGCACGCCTGGCCGGCTGGCCGATCGAAGCCGCCGACGTGGCGGTCGAGGCGCTCTTTCCCGCCGAGCTCGCCGAGCGCAGCGTCGCCGGATTCCTCGCCGCCACGCCGGATCTCGACGGGGCGTTCGCCGCGCGCTTCGCCGCGGCGAAGGAGGCGGGCCTGCGGCTACGCTACCTGGCGCGCCTCGCCCCGGGACGGGCGGAGGTGGGACTCACGCCGATCCCGCACGAGAGCCCGTACGCCAATCTCAAGTACGTGAGCATCCGCACGGCCCGCTACGACGACGAGCCGCTGCTCATCGGCGGCAAGGGCGCCGGGGTGGAGATGACCGCGGCCGGCGTCGTGGGCGACCTGATCGGCCTGGTGCGCGAAGTGCTTCGCGCCTAGGAAACCCCGGGGCGGCGGAGCGACGCGCCCCGTCTACTTGAGCGCCTTCTGGGCTTTGGCGATCGTCGCCTTCGAGTAGAGGGAACAGACTCCCTTCTTGCCGTCCGGCTCCAACGCAGCGGCTTTCAACGCGTCCTTGAGCTTCTTCTCCGAGAGGCCGAGCTCCTTGGCCCAGTTGGCGGCGCTCCTGAGGTCGTCGGTCATTTCGCGTCTCCTGGTCGGTCGAGGTTGGTCGAAGCGTTCTGAGGAATTGGAGCGGCGGACTCAGCGGGCGACCGCGAGGGCCCCCTCGTCGAGCCAGTGAGCGAGAAGGCTGCGGACCCGGTAGGAGTCGACCGCGACGGCCTCCTCGCAATCGGGGGCGGTGGCCCCGTCGCGGACTCTTCCCCACAGTCGCCGCACGAGCTCCCCGTCGTGCTCCTCTTCGGGAGCGCTCGGGCGGCTCCCGGTGGCCTTCAGGCGCAGGGTGTCGGGGATCTCGGTGCGCAGGCGCTGCAATTCGTCGTACCGCCGCATCGCCTCGAGCAGCAGACCGACGAGGTCGCGTAGCCCGGGGACGGTGCCGCGTGGCGCCTCGGCGCGGACGAACTCGAACGTGCCGCGGCTCGGCACCTCGAAGAGCTGATAGAACGCCTCCGCATCGACGAGTCGACCGGCGCGACAGGAGGCGAGGCGTCCGCTGTGGAGAGCGATCTCGGCGAACGGGTGACTCTGGGGGTCGCGCAGCACGAGGCGGCCGGACACCTCTGACTGTTGGAACGACTGGAGGAGACCTGCGAGCCCGAAGACCTCGAGGTCGCCGACAAGCGACGCCTGCGCCTGGGCCGGGGCTCCGCCCGAGTCCTCGACGAGGGAGTCGACCTCGCTCGGCGCGACCGCGGAGAGCTCGCCGCTGCCGGTCGGGGCCGCTGCGACGGCCTCCTGATGAAGCGGTTCGAGCTCGGGGTGGCGCGCGACGAGCTCGGCGATCGCCTGGCGCACCTCTCCGCTCGGGGTACCGGCAAGGGCGCGCAGAACGTGTCCGAGCTCCTCCGTGCGTCGGGCGACGACGAAGCCCAGGAGCTTTCGTGGCGCGAGCTCGCGCAACGCGCCGAGCAGTCGCGCGACCGTCTCGCGGTCGCTGGACAGATCGAACCGTCCGAGCTCGCGCAGACGAGAGAGCGCGTCCCCGTCCCGCGGTCGCCGGGCGAGAGCATGATCGAGCAGGACGCGGCGGGCGGCGGGAGAGCCCGATCGTGCCAGCGCCAGCGCGAGGTGGTTCATCAGTTTCCAGATCTCGTCGGCAGGGAGCACCGGTGGATTGAGGTCAAGGGCGTGCTCGGCCTCGGCAAGCCGCTGAGCGAGGGTCGGGACGCCCAGGTGGCCGGGGAGCTGAGCGAGCAGCAGGATCGCCTCACGCTGGAAGGACGGATGCTGGTCCAGCGAGGAGAACGGGGCCGCCAGGCCGAGCTCCCGTGCCGCGTCGGCTCCCTCTTCGCGCGGCAGCCGGTGCATCAGGAAGACGAGATTGCGCTGGTACCACCAGAGGTTCGGGTCGCGCGAACGCTCGGCCACCGAGATCTCCAGGCGATCGATCACCTCGGGTCGGGCGGCGACGCCCCACACCTCGAGCAGGGCGATGAGCAACCGGCGCTTCTTGGCGTCGGGTTGGAAAACGAGCGCGTCGAGCAGATCGCGCACCGACCAGCCGGGGAAGATCTCGACCAGCCGGCGCAGGACCGGCCAGTGTCGGCGTTCGGCGGCGGCCTGCAGCACGGCGGCGACCTCGTAAGCCTCGTGCGCGTGGCCGAGCGCGATGTCGGCCAGGCGCGCATCGACCTCGTCGTCACGGACCATGCGCTCGGCCAAGTCGAGCAGCGCCATCGCGCGGCCGAAGGAGCGCGAGTTGAACTGCTCTGCCGCCGCGGCGAGCAGCTCTTTCCAGCGCTCACTGGCCGCCTCCT
This genomic window from Holophagales bacterium contains:
- a CDS encoding homoserine dehydrogenase, translated to MSESRGDELQRIPIVVLGAGGVGAALLRQIADGRARTADRARCRFEVVAIADRTSAWVAPGGLSDAELRDAVAAKARREPVDPARRGGTAGLPTGSDDLVALVDRVAELLGQPAILVDVTAADGLEPVLDRALDLGWSVALANKKALAGPWGRARRYFDNPRLRHESTVGGGQPVIATLRYLVDTDDPILGIEGQLSGTLGFLCAALEAGRPFSGALAEAVERGYTEPDPREDLAGRDVVRKAVILARLAGWPIEAADVAVEALFPAELAERSVAGFLAATPDLDGAFAARFAAAKEAGLRLRYLARLAPGRAEVGLTPIPHESPYANLKYVSIRTARYDDEPLLIGGKGAGVEMTAAGVVGDLIGLVREVLRA
- a CDS encoding DUF4388 domain-containing protein translates to MREVDARLSEALEDLQGYLADALAPLLVADAVNTLLDYPPAVTAEQLRIWAFFQFEGRRGTTPLSDLLYHAIKKIQQLEVHHLVAEERFGDYLGALAGELLAACPPEERERLAGLLRHLRESVGGATALVERLHRPTAAPGGEGEGTSAAPTPVLSAAAARDLHRFSLALERALAAPAATGAASAEGAAQQLLVLAAAGAHTSADLEARLARLREAGFAPGDASGLFRSLVGAIPDWAVARPKDRVAAGGSVEAVHQAVRLAGGKEAASERWKELLAAAAEQFNSRSFGRAMALLDLAERMVRDDEVDARLADIALGHAHEAYEVAAVLQAAAERRHWPVLRRLVEIFPGWSVRDLLDALVFQPDAKKRRLLIALLEVWGVAARPEVIDRLEISVAERSRDPNLWWYQRNLVFLMHRLPREEGADAARELGLAAPFSSLDQHPSFQREAILLLAQLPGHLGVPTLAQRLAEAEHALDLNPPVLPADEIWKLMNHLALALARSGSPAARRVLLDHALARRPRDGDALSRLRELGRFDLSSDRETVARLLGALRELAPRKLLGFVVARRTEELGHVLRALAGTPSGEVRQAIAELVARHPELEPLHQEAVAAAPTGSGELSAVAPSEVDSLVEDSGGAPAQAQASLVGDLEVFGLAGLLQSFQQSEVSGRLVLRDPQSHPFAEIALHSGRLASCRAGRLVDAEAFYQLFEVPSRGTFEFVRAEAPRGTVPGLRDLVGLLLEAMRRYDELQRLRTEIPDTLRLKATGSRPSAPEEEHDGELVRRLWGRVRDGATAPDCEEAVAVDSYRVRSLLAHWLDEGALAVAR